In the Mytilus trossulus isolate FHL-02 chromosome 1, PNRI_Mtr1.1.1.hap1, whole genome shotgun sequence genome, one interval contains:
- the LOC134722801 gene encoding peptidyl-prolyl cis-trans isomerase Fkbp12-like — protein sequence MGVEVAVTTPGDGTNYPKKGQTVKVHYTGTLTNGKKFDSSRDRGKPFEFKIGTGQVIRGWDEGVAQMSKGEKAILTCSPDYAYGDKGAAGVYPL from the exons ATGGGAGTAGAGGTTGCTGTAACAACACCTGGAGATG GTACAAACTACCCCAAGAAAGGACAGACAGTAAAAGTACATTATACAG GAACACTGACTAATGGCAAGAAATTCGATTCATCACGAGATAGAGGAAAGCCATTTGAGTTCAAAATTGGCACAGGACAAGTTATCAGAG gatGGGATGAAGGAGTTGCTCAG ATGAGTAAAGGAGAGAAGGCCATTCTGACTTGTTCACCTGATTATGCTTATGGAGACAAAGGAGCTGCAGGAGTATATCCTTTATAA